In Cygnus atratus isolate AKBS03 ecotype Queensland, Australia chromosome 5, CAtr_DNAZoo_HiC_assembly, whole genome shotgun sequence, a single window of DNA contains:
- the OSBP gene encoding oxysterol-binding protein 1 isoform X1: MRHTCRGTINLATANITVEDSCNFVISNGGAQTYHLKASSEVERQRWVTALELAKAKAVKMLEESDDSGDESVSQTDKTELQSTLRTLSSKVEDLSTCNDLIAKHGTALQRSLSELETLRLPAESTEKIKQVNERATLFRITSNAMINACRDFLMLAQTHSKKWQKSLQHERDQRIRLEETLEQLAKQHNHLERAFRGATVLPAGAAGSGGSAKDPCCPAKGDLSDEDEENEFFDAPENIAALETMGHKRTGSNISGTSSDISLDEQYKHQVEDTKKEKRTRIPYKPNYSLNLWSIMKNCIGKELSKIPMPRLTEDLEYHELLDRAAKCESSLEQLCYVAAFTVSSYSTTVFRTSKPFNPLLGETFELDRLEENGYRSLCEQVSHHPPAAAHHADSKHGWTLRQEIKITSKFRGKYLSIMPLGTIHCVFHASGNHYTWKKVTTTVHNIIVGKLWIDQSGEIEIVNHKTGDKCNLKFVPYSYFSRDVARKVTGEVTDPTGKVHFLLLGTWDEKMDCYKVAPGSGENGAEARQRAHEAEDSRVLLWKRNPLPKYAENMYYFSELALTLNAPESGTAPTDSRRRPDQRLMENGRWDEANAEKQRLEEKQRLSRKRREAEAARATEDGTPYDPYKPLWFERKKDPVTQELAHVYRGGYWESKEKQDWTQCPDIF, translated from the exons ATGCGGCACACGTGCCGCGGCACCATCAACCTGGCCACGGCCAACATCACGGTGGAGGACTCGTGCAACTTCGTCATCTCCAACGGCGGCGCCCAGACCTACCACCTGAAGGCCAGCTCCGAGGTGGAGCGGCAGCGCTGGGTCACGGCGCTGGAGCTGGCCAAGGCCAAAGCCGTCAAGATGCTGGAGGAGTCAG ACGACTCCGGCGACGAGTCCGTGTCGCAGACGGACAAGACGGAGCTGCAGAGCACGCTGCGCACCCTGTCGAGCAAGGTGGAGGACCTGAGCACCTGCAACGACCTGATCGCCAAGCACGGCACGGCCCTGCAGCGCTCCCTCAGCGAGCTGGAGACCCTCCGGCTGCCCGCCGAGAGCACCGAGAAGATCAAGCAGGTGAACGAGCGGGCCACGCTCTTTCGCATCACCTCCAACGCCATGATCAAC GCCTGCCGGGACTTTCTGATGCTGGCCCAGACCCATAGCAAGAAATGGCAGAAGTCGCTGCAGCACGAGCGGGACCAGCGCATCCGTCTGGAGGAGACGCTGGAGCAGCTGGCCAAGCAGCACAACCACCTGGAGAGGGCTTTCCGCGGCGCCACCGTCCTGCCCGCTGGCGCTGCTGGGTCTGGTGGCTCTGCCAAAG ATCCCTGCTGTCCTGCAAAAGGAGACCTGAGCGACGAGGACGAGGAGAACGAGTTCTTCGACGCCCCGGAGAACATCGCTGCGCTGGAGACCATGGGCCACAA GCGCACCGGCAGCAACATCAGCGGCACCAGCAGCGACATCAGCCTGGACGAGCAG TACAAGCACCAGGTAGAAGACAccaagaaggagaagagaaccCGCATCCCCTACAAGCCCAACTACAGCCTCAATCTCTGGAGCATCATGAAGAACTGCATCGGGAAGGAGCTGTCCAAAATCCCCATGCCG CGCCTGACCGAGGACCTGGAGTACCACGAGCTGCTCGACCGGGCGGCCAAGTGCGAGAGCTCTCTGGAGCAGCTGTGCTACGTGGCCGCCTTCACCGTCTCCTCCTACTCCACCACCGTCTTCCGCACCAGCAAGCCCTTCAACCCACTCCTGGGGGAGACCTTTGAGCTGGACCGCCTGGAGGAGAACGGCTACCGCTCCCTCTGCGAGCAG GTGAGCCACCACCCGCCGGCCGCCGCACACCACGCCGACTCCAAGCACGGCTGGACGCTGCGCCAGGAAATCAAGATCACCAGCAAGTTCCGGGGCAAATATCTCTCCATCATGCCTCTGG GCACCATTCACTGCGTCTTCCACGCTTCCGGCAACCACTACACGTGGAAAAAAGTCACCACCACCGTGCACAACATCATCGTGGGCAAGCTCTGGATAGACCAG TCGGGTGAGATCGAGATCGTCAATCACAAGACGGGCGACAAGTGCAACCTCAAGTTCGTTCCTTACAGCTACTTCTCGCGGGACGTGGCCAGGAAG GTCACCGGGGAGGTGACAGACCCCACGGGGAAGGTGCATTTCCTCCTGCTGGGCACCTGGGACGAGAAGATGGACTGCTACAAGGTGGCACCGGGCAGCGGGGAGAACGGGGCAGAGGCACGGCAGCGGGCGCACGAGGCCGAGGACAGCCGGGTGCTGCTGTGGAAGAGGAACCCCCTGCC GAAGTACGCGGAGAACATGTACTACTTCTCGGAGCTGGCGCTGACGCTCAACGCCCCCGAGAGCGGCACGGCGCCCACCGACAGCCGCCGGCGCCCCGACCAGCGCCTGATGGAGAACGGCCGCTGGGACGAGGCCAACGCCGAGAAGCAGCggctggaggagaagcagcGCCTCTCCCGCAAGAGGCGCGAGGCCGAGGCCGCCAGGGCCACCGAGGACG GCACCCCCTACGACCCCTACAAGCCGCTGTGGTTCGAGCGCAAGAAGGACCCTGTCACCCAGGAGCTGGCACACGTCTACAGGGGCGGCTACTGGGAGAGCAAAGAGAagcaggactggacccagtgcCCGGACATTTTctga
- the OSBP gene encoding oxysterol-binding protein 1 isoform X2: protein MRHTCRGTINLATANITVEDSCNFVISNGGAQTYHLKASSEVERQRWVTALELAKAKAVKMLEESDDSGDESVSQTDKTELQSTLRTLSSKVEDLSTCNDLIAKHGTALQRSLSELETLRLPAESTEKIKQVNERATLFRITSNAMINACRDFLMLAQTHSKKWQKSLQHERDQRIRLEETLEQLAKQHNHLERAFRGATVLPAGAAGSGGSAKDPCCPAKGDLSDEDEENEFFDAPENIAALETMGHKRTGSNISGTSSDISLDEQYKHQVEDTKKEKRTRIPYKPNYSLNLWSIMKNCIGKELSKIPMPVNFNEPLSMLQRLTEDLEYHELLDRAAKCESSLEQLCYVAAFTVSSYSTTVFRTSKPFNPLLGETFELDRLEENGYRSLCEQVSHHPPAAAHHADSKHGWTLRQEIKITSKFRGKYLSIMPLGTIHCVFHASGNHYTWKKVTTTVHNIIVGKLWIDQSGEIEIVNHKTGDKCNLKFVPYSYFSRDVARKVTGEVTDPTGKVHFLLLGTWDEKMDCYKVAPGSGENGAEARQRAHEAEDSRVLLWKRNPLPKYAENMYYFSELALTLNAPESGTAPTDSRRRPDQRLMENGRWDEANAEKQRLEEKQRLSRKRREAEAARATEDGTPYDPYKPLWFERKKDPVTQELAHVYRGGYWESKEKQDWTQCPDIF, encoded by the exons ATGCGGCACACGTGCCGCGGCACCATCAACCTGGCCACGGCCAACATCACGGTGGAGGACTCGTGCAACTTCGTCATCTCCAACGGCGGCGCCCAGACCTACCACCTGAAGGCCAGCTCCGAGGTGGAGCGGCAGCGCTGGGTCACGGCGCTGGAGCTGGCCAAGGCCAAAGCCGTCAAGATGCTGGAGGAGTCAG ACGACTCCGGCGACGAGTCCGTGTCGCAGACGGACAAGACGGAGCTGCAGAGCACGCTGCGCACCCTGTCGAGCAAGGTGGAGGACCTGAGCACCTGCAACGACCTGATCGCCAAGCACGGCACGGCCCTGCAGCGCTCCCTCAGCGAGCTGGAGACCCTCCGGCTGCCCGCCGAGAGCACCGAGAAGATCAAGCAGGTGAACGAGCGGGCCACGCTCTTTCGCATCACCTCCAACGCCATGATCAAC GCCTGCCGGGACTTTCTGATGCTGGCCCAGACCCATAGCAAGAAATGGCAGAAGTCGCTGCAGCACGAGCGGGACCAGCGCATCCGTCTGGAGGAGACGCTGGAGCAGCTGGCCAAGCAGCACAACCACCTGGAGAGGGCTTTCCGCGGCGCCACCGTCCTGCCCGCTGGCGCTGCTGGGTCTGGTGGCTCTGCCAAAG ATCCCTGCTGTCCTGCAAAAGGAGACCTGAGCGACGAGGACGAGGAGAACGAGTTCTTCGACGCCCCGGAGAACATCGCTGCGCTGGAGACCATGGGCCACAA GCGCACCGGCAGCAACATCAGCGGCACCAGCAGCGACATCAGCCTGGACGAGCAG TACAAGCACCAGGTAGAAGACAccaagaaggagaagagaaccCGCATCCCCTACAAGCCCAACTACAGCCTCAATCTCTGGAGCATCATGAAGAACTGCATCGGGAAGGAGCTGTCCAAAATCCCCATGCCG GTGAACTTCAACGAGCCCCTGTCCATGCTGCAGCGCCTGACCGAGGACCTGGAGTACCACGAGCTGCTCGACCGGGCGGCCAAGTGCGAGAGCTCTCTGGAGCAGCTGTGCTACGTGGCCGCCTTCACCGTCTCCTCCTACTCCACCACCGTCTTCCGCACCAGCAAGCCCTTCAACCCACTCCTGGGGGAGACCTTTGAGCTGGACCGCCTGGAGGAGAACGGCTACCGCTCCCTCTGCGAGCAG GTGAGCCACCACCCGCCGGCCGCCGCACACCACGCCGACTCCAAGCACGGCTGGACGCTGCGCCAGGAAATCAAGATCACCAGCAAGTTCCGGGGCAAATATCTCTCCATCATGCCTCTGG GCACCATTCACTGCGTCTTCCACGCTTCCGGCAACCACTACACGTGGAAAAAAGTCACCACCACCGTGCACAACATCATCGTGGGCAAGCTCTGGATAGACCAG TCGGGTGAGATCGAGATCGTCAATCACAAGACGGGCGACAAGTGCAACCTCAAGTTCGTTCCTTACAGCTACTTCTCGCGGGACGTGGCCAGGAAG GTCACCGGGGAGGTGACAGACCCCACGGGGAAGGTGCATTTCCTCCTGCTGGGCACCTGGGACGAGAAGATGGACTGCTACAAGGTGGCACCGGGCAGCGGGGAGAACGGGGCAGAGGCACGGCAGCGGGCGCACGAGGCCGAGGACAGCCGGGTGCTGCTGTGGAAGAGGAACCCCCTGCC GAAGTACGCGGAGAACATGTACTACTTCTCGGAGCTGGCGCTGACGCTCAACGCCCCCGAGAGCGGCACGGCGCCCACCGACAGCCGCCGGCGCCCCGACCAGCGCCTGATGGAGAACGGCCGCTGGGACGAGGCCAACGCCGAGAAGCAGCggctggaggagaagcagcGCCTCTCCCGCAAGAGGCGCGAGGCCGAGGCCGCCAGGGCCACCGAGGACG GCACCCCCTACGACCCCTACAAGCCGCTGTGGTTCGAGCGCAAGAAGGACCCTGTCACCCAGGAGCTGGCACACGTCTACAGGGGCGGCTACTGGGAGAGCAAAGAGAagcaggactggacccagtgcCCGGACATTTTctga